Genomic segment of Scardovia inopinata JCM 12537:
TGATCGCATCAATATCTCTGACACCAGCGCTATCCGGCGTTTTGATTTGGCTGCGATTTTTCCCTCCAAGGGGGATTCGCGTCGTCCCCCTGAATGGTTAGGCAGGGGTCTGCTCTATGCGGTTATAGCTGTTTTTCTGGCTATTTTTGTCTGGAATTCCTGGTCCAAAATATCTAGTGTTGTTTTCTACATTATTGTTTCCCTCTTCATAGCTTTGGCCTTGGAACCATTGATTCTCCGTCTAATCAGACATGGATGGAAAAGGTCCGCTGCTTCATTGGTGGTTCTGGCTAGCTTTGTGATTCTTGTGGTGGTTTTCCTTTCCATGTTTGGTCTCCTGCTGGTGCAGCAACTGACCAAGATGATTGAGAATTTGCCCAATACCTATTCAGATATTCGCCGAAATATTATCTCCTGGACGGGTTATCATCTACCCAAGAAGCTTGACTTTGGGACTAATTTGTTGTCTTTTCTCAATAAAATCAACAAGAATGGAGCTCAAGGCTATATCAGTCAAGCTTATTCCACAGTTTCCTCTTTTCTGTCGGGCCTTCTGGCCATTTTGACCATTCTCCTGGTAACTTATTACATATGTGCTGCCGGCCCTAGGATGAGGCGGAGCCTGTGCAAATGGCTGCCCCGCAAGTCGCAGAGAAAGTTTATTGTGGTCTGGACCACGGTTCAGACTCAGATTTCCAACTATCTGTACAGCCGATTCCTTTTGTCGATTATCTCCGCAATCTGTATGTCTATTTTCATGATCGTCATGAAAATCCCCTACTGGCTGCCCTTGTCTATCTTCTGCGGCCTGGTGTCACAGTTCATCCCCACGATCGGTACGTACCTGGGCGGCCTGGTTCCCATCGTTTCGGCTTGGGGAACCAACGGCTGGCAATATGCGGTTTACCTGCTTATTTACATTGTGGTCTACCAGCAGATTGAGAACCTGATCCTCTCTCCTCGTATCTCCAAAGATACTATGGACTTGAATCCCGCCATTGCCCTCTTGTCTGTTTTCTTTTTTGGTGATCTTTTTGGTGCTTTGGGAGCCTTCCTCGCCCTGCCTATTACAGCCAGTCTTCAGGCCCTTTTGTCGGCTTACATGCGTAGTTACGATCTCATTGATTCCGACCTGCTTGACGATCCAAAACCCAAACGGAAATCCGGCCTGGTGACAGGGGCCGAGCTGCTGGAGAAGAATGTTCTCCAGCCCTTGTCAGAGCATATACCTCGAACTTCCAGGGGATCTTCGGCCAACGTTATGGTGGATAAGGTGACTAAACTGCGAATGCGGGCAGGTGAGCTGGCAGAAGAAGAATTCGAAGAAAATCAATCTTCAGCCTACAAAACGTCCCAAGAGGAGGATGAGTCTGCAACCGTGGCCATTCCCCAGGCTCAGCTGGCAGCTGACCCAGAAAGAAAAACACAGAAAACACAGGGCAAAGAGGGCGGCCGCGGTGCCAGGGGACAGTGGGAGTCATGATTCTGCTGCAATTTCTTGACCTTATTATTTTCCTTCTGGGAGCAGGAGGAATGATCTACCAGGTCCTTTATTTTTTGGTGGGCTTTATCAGCAAGCCTCAAACCTTCCCCGATGCTCCTGAGGACAAGCATTATGCAGTTTTGATTTCAGCCCGGGACGAGGCTCAGGTTATTGGGAATCTGATCGGATCCTTAAAAAAACAAACCTACCCTATGGATCTAGTAGATATTTGGGTGGTGGCTGACAATTGTACTGATGATACGGCTGACGTCTGTCGATCTTTGAGCTGCCATGTGCTGGAACGCTTTAATAAGCAGGAAGTTGGGAAAGGGTATGCTCTGAAGTTCCTGCTCAACCACATAAGGGATAATGGTTTCAGCGATATATATGATGCATATTTTATTTTTGATGCCGATAATCTGCTGGATCCTCACTATATTGAGGAGATGAACAAGGCTTTCCAGCAAGGGAATGATGCCGTCACCAGTTACAGGAATTCAACAAACTTGTCGGAAAACTGGGTATCGGCAGGATCAGCCCTCTGGTTTATTTTTCAGTCTCGCCTGCTGAATTCAGGCCGTTCTATTTTAGGTAATAATGGCTGGATTGGCGGCACAGGATTCATGTTTTCCAAGAAAATAATGGAGCGCAATGCCGGCTGGAAGTTCCACTTGCTGACAGAAGATGTTGAATTTACTATGGATTGCATTTTAAGCGGTGATCATATTGGTTACTGTTCTACAGCAGTTTTCTATGATGAGCAGCCAGTGTCTTTCAAACAGTCCTGGCAGCAGAGGGTCAGGTGGAGCAAAGGCTTTCTGCAGGTTTTTCGGTATTATGGGCTCAGCATGATCCGTTGGGCAATCCGCGAGAGGGATCTGTCTGCTATGGATATGACCCTTACCATTTGCCCCTTCATGGTCCTGTCTGTTATCCGTTTTGGCCTGGGAGCTATCTACGCAGCTTTGGGATATGTTTCCTGGCACAGTCAGTTGGCAAATTTTTCTACGTACTGGGTAAGTTTGGTGGGAGCCATTGTGGGCTTCATCCTTTTGGCTGCCTTTATCTGCATTCTGGAACGTAAGAAGATCAATGCCACTAACAAGGAGCTGGTAGCCTACTGCCTCAGTTTCCCTTGGTTTATGCTCAGCTATGTTCCTATCTCTTTTGTTGCCATGTTCTCTAAGTCTCGCTGGCAGCCCATAGCCCATACAGGGGTAGCCTCCCTGCCGCCCTCGCCCTCCTTGGACCAGACCTCGGCGGATTCTGGGAAGAGTCCCCACGGTGCTGGACATACCATGAAAAAGAAGTAAGGATCGGTGCGCATATGCCGTATTCTCCCGAGATGAAAAAGGCCATAGGGCTGGTAAAAAAAACTTTAGCCGGCTGCGGAATCGTCCGGCAGGGCCGCAGGTTTAAAGAGCATGGAATTCACCAGCCCGATCCATCTGCCCCCCTAGTCTTAGTGGCGTGTTCCGGAGGTCGTGATTCTTTGGCATTGGCATACACGGCTAAAATTGTCTGTGCCAGTTTGGGGGTCCGCTGCGGGGCGGTGATTGTGGACCACCATCTGCAGACAGGGTCCGGCCTTGTTGCTCAAAAGGCGGCTGAGCAGTGCACGGCTTATGGCCTGGCCCCGGTTCTTATTCGCCGAGCTCAGGTGCACAGAACCCGGGCCGGGCTGGAATCTGATGCCCGAGATGCCCGTTTTCTTCAGCTGATTTCAGCTGCGCATGACGAGGCTGCTTCGGTAACCCTGCTTGCCCATACCATGTCTGATCAGGCAGAGACCATTCTTTTTCGATTTCTGAGGAACCCTTCCATTACAGCTCTAGCAGGTATGCAAACCTTCATCCGTCGGGAAGGGGTTCTTTTTGCCCGACCTTTTCTGCAGGGGCTAACCCGGCAGGAAACTACTGATCTGTGCCTGCAAGCCGGGATTCAGTGGTGGGATGATCCTACGAATGCTGACAATCTGGATTCTTCAGAAATTCGCGGGGGAGGCTGTCAGCAGGTAACAGCTGGTCTGCCTCAGCGCAGTCGGATCCGGCAAATCCTCATCCCCTATATGACTGATTTTACCGGCTCCGACCTGGTTTCCCTCTGGTCATCTTCCGCTCCTGTCAATCAGGACGATGCAGATTTTTTGGATTCTCAGGCAGATGAAGCTTATAGGAAACATGTCAGTCACCAGACATACCAGATGGCTTCAGTTCAGGAGTCAATTTCCTCTTCACCTTCGTCCTTCCCAGTTCTCAAGGAAGACCAGCCGGATTTATATCGACTCCTTGCTCAGCCGCAGAATCAGAATAGATTCATGGGGGGCAACTTCTTATCTGTCTATCAGCTGGAGAATTTTCCTGTCCTCCATCCAGCTCTCCGCCGCCGGGTCCTGGCTTCCATCATGGGAAAAGAAAAAATCCAGCCATCAGCCACGTCTATTCTTCGTCTCGATGATTTTTTGACAGGCAGCAAATCCGCAAAAATCAGCGGGAATCAAGCTTTTTTTGCTGTGACCTTGCCGCAGAACCAATTGTTGAAAGATCAGCCGGCAGCAAATCAGCCGGCAGAGGACTTGCTGCCAGCAAACCGACTACCTGTCAGCCGGAGACAAGCTGCTCAAAAACAGGAAGAACAAAGAAAACAAAGAGGAAAGAGGAAGCAAGAACAAGCAGACATCTGCTGCTGGATTTGTCATCAGATTGCAGGTGATCCATCTATGCAGGAATCTCTCAGCGAAAGAGAGGCTTAACGTCAGTCAGTCATGCGAAAATATTACCTATGCAAATCAAAGATGTTCAGGACACAATTGAAGAGGAACTTATTTCGCATGATGATCTGGAAGAGAAGATCGTACAGATGGCTCACCGTGCCAGCGAGGATTATAAGGGGAAAAATCCTTTGCTGGTTGCTGTACTGAAGGGGGCAGCCAATGTTATGACTACTTTCTCCCAGGCCATGACTATTCCTGTGGAAATTGACTATATGAGTTTGTCATCCTATGGCTCAGGTACACAGTCCACTGGTAAGGTTCTGGTTCGTCACGATTTAAGCACCGATATTGCCGGAAGGCATGTTTTGATTGTGGAAGACATCATTGATTCAGGTTTTACACTTGACTGGCTGGTCAAGGAGTTCAAAAGGAGGGGAGCGGCATCGGTGGAAATCTTTGCCATGCTGGAAAAACCAGCCCGTTTGAAATTCCCTGTGGATGTGAAATATAAAGGATTTCAGATTCCAGATAAATTTGTTGTTGGTTATGGTCTTGATTATGACGAAAAATACCGTAATCTTGATTCCATAGCCGTCCTGAAACCTGCTGTATATAAAGGAGAGTACGCATGACCTTTGGAGGCAATCCATTCCAGCAGCAACCCAATAATTCCAATAATCTTGGTGGCAACCGGGGCAAGCCGGGCAGGGGACAAAATGGCAAGGAAAGGGGACCGGAGGGCCAGAATCCAGATCCTAATGCCAACCGTCCCTGGTGGGCCAATACTATTATCTGGGTTGTCCTCTTGGCAGTCCTGGTAGTAGGCAGCTTTTTCTTTATGAACCGCAATCGTAATGGATCTACCATTACCACTGAGCAAGGCTTGTCTATTCTCGCTGGCAAGACCGGGAAGAATACGGGTACTAAGAAGTCCACCCAGAAATCAGCCAAGGCTGATTACGGAATCAAGTATGTCAAGATCACCAATGGTGTCTCTCCTAGCGTGGAAATTTGGCTGACCAAGGATTATGTGGCCAATAACTACAATCCTAATTCAGCCAGCGCAACTGTTAGGCAGAAGAACTACGGCAAGTACGTTAAGTTCTATTTTGTCAACGCTCAAAGCGAGCAGGTGCTTACAGCCATTCAGTCCGCTAAGTCAACCTATGGCTTTGATTCCACTACGGTGACAGAGAATAATTTCTGGACTATCTTTATTACCACTTTTCTTCCTCTGATTATTCTTTTTGGTGCTCTCTGGTGGCTTATGCGCAGGATGGGAGACGGGGCCGGTGACATGCTGGGCCTGGGCAGTCCTAAGAACAAGAAACTTTTGCAGGGTGAGATTCCTAAGACGAAGTTTGCCGATGTGGCAGGTGAAGAGGCTGCCGTTCAGGAGGTCGAGGAGATCCGGGACTTCCTGAAGAACCCAGCCAAGTACCGGAAACTCGGAGCTAGGATTCCCCGGGGCGTTCTTTTGTATGGTCAGCCTGGTACTGGTAAGACCCTGCTTGCTCGAGCCATTGCAGGCGAGGCAGGGGTCCCCTTCTATTCCATGGCTGGTTCGGACTTCGTGGAGATGTTCGTAGGCCTAGGTGCCTCCCGAGTCCGCGACCTGTTTGAAGAGGCGAAGAAGACTGCCCCCGCTATTATTTTTATCGATGAAATTGATGCTGTCGGCCGCCGCCGCGGATCTAGTGCTTCCGGTGGTGTGGATGAGCGGGAACAGACCCTGAACCAACTCCTGGTAGAGATGGATGGCTTCAATAATGATACTGATTTGATTGTTATTGCAGCTACTAACCGTCCTGATGTGCTGGATCCGGCTCTCATGAGGCCTGGTCGTTTTGACCGTCAGGTAGCGGTGGAAGCACCTGATTTAGCCGGACGTGAGGCGATTCTGAAGGTTCATGCTAAAGGCAAGCCTTTTGTTCCTGATGTTGATCTGCATACTGTTGCTGTGCGAACTCCAGGTTTTACCGGGGCTGATCTGGCCAATGTCCTCAATGAGGCAGCCCTGCTGACTGCCCGCTCCAACGCTGATTTGATTGATAACAGGGCTATTGATGAGGCTATTGACCGGGTTTTGTCTGGTCCCCGTCGCCGTTCCAACGGTATGGCCTTGGAGGAGCTGCGCAATACTGCTTACCACGAAGGCGGTCACGCCATGGTTGCGGCTGCCCTGCATTATACGGATCCGGTGACTAAGGTCACTATTCTCCCCCGGGGACGAGCCTTGGGCTACACGGCTGTTATGCCTACCGAAGACCGCTATTCCCAGACCCGCAATCAGCTGCTGGACCAGATGGCCTATGCAATGGGAGGTCGGGCTGCCGAAGAGGTTGTTTTCCATGATCCCAGCACCGGTGCTTCCAACGATATTGAGAAGGCCACACAAATTGCCCGGGCCATGGTCGTGGAATACGGATTCTCTTCGAAGCTGGGATCGGTCAAGTGGGAAGACAGCCAGCAGGAGGGCGGTCTCGATGATCTGAAGGGGCGTCGGATTTCTGAAGAAACTGCACAGGTTATTGATGATGAGGTTCGCGCTCTTATTGAGACTGCTCATACTGAGGCCTGGAAGATCATCTCGGAGAATCGGGAAGTCCTGGACGAGCTAGTTCGTCAGCTTCTGGTTAAGGAAACTTTGGGCAGGAAGGAGTTGGATGTCATCTTCTCCCAGCTGAAAAAGGCTCCAGACAGGGATCTGTGGCTGTCCGATGCCAGCAGGCCTGACTCCCAGCTGCCCCCGGTTCCTATTCCGGAGAATCTGCGGTCGACTGTGGCTGTTAATGCCACAGCTGCACACGCCACAGAGCAGAAGAATAAGGAGAGTGGGCAGCCGGCTCAGGATGGCCAGTCAACCCAGCCGGAATCCGGTCAATCAGATCAGCTAGATCAGCCGGACCATGATCAGCCGGACCATCCTGAACAGACTGAAGGCCTTCAGTGAGCAGGACAACAAACTCAGAGGATTCTTCTCTTTCTTCCTCACTCCCAGCTCCTGCACAGCATATCGATTCTGAGGGGGTCCGCCGGGCAGTCAGAGATTATCTGATTGCTATTGGAGAGGACCCTGACCGGGAAGGCCTGAAGGGGACTCCTGACCGAATTGCCCGCGCCAGTCAGGAGCTCTTCGCCGGGCTGAGACAGGATCCCCAGGATGTGCTGAGTGCCCGATTCGACGTGAAAACCGAGGATCTGATTGTTGTTCGTGACATTGAGTTCTTTTCGGTCTGCGAACACCATTTGCTCCCTTTCCATGGCCTGGCTCATATTGGATACATCCCTACAAAGGATAAGGTAGTTGGTCTGAGCAAACTAGCTCGTCTGGTTCAGGTCTATGCCCGCCGCCCTCAGATTCAGGAACGTATGACTCAGCAGATTGCAGATGCTCTCATGGATGTTCTGGAGGCAAAAGGCGCCATTGTTATTACGGACTGTGAACATATGTGCATGTCGATGAGGGGAGTCAAACAGTCTCAAGCTCGGACCGTCACCTCTGCTGTTCGCGGTTATCTGCGTCAGTCAGATACCAGGTCAGAGGCTCTGCGCCTGATCCTGGATGCTCCTGCCCTGCATTGATATGGTCTGCATTAATATGTTCTGCATTAATATACATGGTAATCCTGTAAATATATGCTGATCTATGCTGCAGGAAAGGCTAAGATGTGTTGAAGATCTGGTGTCCGACAACTGTCTGAAGAGCATATAAGTGAAGGAGCGTCTATGACTGGTGATCCTAAAGAAGCCAACCTGGCTATGAATCATCGTTTAGGAATTAGTGCCAGCAGAACCCTGGTAATGGGAATTCTTAACATTACTCAGGATTCCTTCTCTGATGGAGGACTCTGGCTTCACCCACAGGCCGCTGTGAAGCATGCTCAGGACATGATTGCTTCCGGGGCTGATGTGATAGATCTGGGAGCAGAATCCACTAGGCCAGGAGCGGTTCGGGTGGATGAGGAGACAGAAAAGACTCGGATTGTTCAGGCTGTTGAGGGGATCAGGAAGCGGGAAGCTCATGATGACAGTTCCCAGCCTTCCGCTCGCCGGGTTCCCCTGTCTCTTGACACTACACGGTCGTCAGTGGCTACAGCAGGGCTGGAAGCCGGAGCTGATATTATCAATGATGTGTCAGGCGGTCAGTTGGATCCATCCCTGCCTTCAGTAGCTGCTGATTATGGCTGTCCCTATATTGTTCAGCATTGGCGGGGCTGGCTTACAGGCAAAGAGAGCAGCCTTCAGGGGAAGTCTGCCAAGCCCCCTGCTTCTGCTGATTCTGTTTATCCCCACGGGGTTCTTATCGATGTGTATGATGAGCTCATGCATCAGGTTGATGCGGTCCTGGCTGCGGGGGTCAGCCCTGATCAGATTATACTTGACCCTGGCTTAGGTTTTTCTAAGCCAGGGCCTGATACCAATCTTCCCCTAATTGCTCATATGGATAAATTTCAGAAAACAGGTTTTCCTCTTCTCATAGGTCATTCACGAAAGCGTTTTACTTCTCGTATGATTGACCCGGTTGGCAGGGTAGGAGGGCAGGCAGAATTCGAGGCTCGAGATGCTCTTACCGCAGGCCTGACTGCCCTGGTGGCAGAACGTGAGGCCTGGGCTGTGCGGGTCCATGAGATTCCTCGGAATCTTCAGGCTGCTGCTGCCGGTTCTTATCTGGCAGAAGTCATCCGGTCAGAATCAGGCGGAAATGGGCTGAAGCAGTAAATGTAAATGGGCGGGTTAGGAACTATGCACGCTCAGCGAGAGGAAAGGGAAAAAGAGAAGAGAAAAGAAAAAGAGGAATCATTGTCAGAAAAATAAGCAGAGACTCAGAACAAAGCCATTAGAATGGACACTATGGACATCATTACACTGACCGGGGTAGAAGCCCGGGGGACTCATGGAGTTTTAGATCAGGAGAAGGAAAGTGCGCAAACTTTTCTGGTCGACGCAGTCATGGAGGTGGATCTGAATCAGGCCTGCCGCAGCGACAATCTGGTGGATACTGTCAGCTACGCTCAGATTGCCAGTCGGATTGTGTCCGTGGTAGAAGGTGAGCATGTGGATCTGATTGAACGTCTGGCCCAGAAGATTGCCGATTCCATTCTTTTGTCTTACCGGATTCGCCGGGTTACTGTGACAGTCCATAAACCCCAGGCTCCTTTGGGGCTGCCGTTTGCCGATGTCAGTGTGACTATTGTCCGCGATTCACCCCTGTCTGATGATGGTTCTCAAAAGGATCTTTCTGTTTCTAAGGCTTCCCAGGCAGCAGCAAAAATTTCTGATACCACCCAGGCTCCTGCCGTTCATCACGCAGTTATTTCCTTGGGAGCCAATATGGGTAATACGGCAGATACCTTGCGCAGTGCCGTTGTTTCTTTGGATGCTATTCCCGGGAATCAAGTGACCGGCATATCGCCCCTTTACAGGAGCAAAGCCTGGGGGATGCCGGAAGGAACCCCTGATTTTTCCAACGCCCTGGTTCAGCTGGATACCAGTCTTGAAGCAGAAGAACTCCTGTCGAGTCTGCATATGATTGAAGCTGCCCATGGCCGATCGCACAAGGTACATTGGGATTCGCGGCCTTTGGACCTGGACATTATAGATTTTGATGGTCGCCTTGACCCTGACCCTCATCTGACCTTGCCTCATCCCCGGGCCTGGCAGAGAGCTTTTGTTCTTGCTCCCTGGCTGGATTTGGACCCTCATGCTGTTTTGCCTGGGAATCATGGGGGAGCGGTGGCTGATTTGCTGAAGAAGGCTCCTGATAAGGATGTGGTAGAAAAAACGTCAGATAAATGGATTTTAGGAGGTTTGGTATGAAAGCTCGTTTTACCCCCTGGTGGTATTTTGCCATTGCCTGCTTGCTTGGATTGCTTTTAGGAGGTTTTCTTGAATTTCTCAGCGATCAGTCCTCTCTGTATCTTTTGGGAGTTCCCTGGTTTATATCAGCCCTTCTCCTGGCTCTTGGACTTATTGTTCTCTGGTTTGCCTGGCAGGTCCGTCGCTATACTCATGGTGACCGTGAGGAGATTAATCCTCAGCAGGCGATTAACACCTTGATTATGAGCAAGGCTTTGTCCCTGTCCTGCTCTGCTCTGGGGGGCTGGTATGGAGGTCAGCTGATTATGAGCCTCTCTCATCTGAATATCTCATATTATAAGACGGCGGTTATTCAGTGTTCCATAGCAACGGCCGTCTGCCTGCTGGATGTGGTCATCGGAATTATCGCTGAGAGATGGTGCAGGAGACCGCCTAGTCCTGGACCTGAACATCCTCAGGTAAAAAAGGATGAGGCTCGCCGTCGTCAGGCCTCTCAGGCACAGTCTCCCAAGAAGTCACGTTAGGATCAGGCGGATTTTGCCTTATAATAGGTAGAACGATATAAAGATTAAGCAGCAGGAAGTCCAGGAGGTGCGATTCATGCCGCAGTATGAGCTGAAGGAATCAGCTGCCTCCTTGGGCAGCCTGATTAATCTGTATAAAATAACCCTTGGCCCCCGAGGTAAAGTAACCTCCCGTCTGGTTCATTCCTACAGTCCTCAGGAGCAGTATCCGCTCGGTTCTGACCGCTATTACAATGATCGTCCTAATCTTTTTCTTGATATTCTTGATCTTCTCGATGGTCATGACTGGGAAGATACATCCAGTCAGAAGGAATCGGCTCAGGTCCGGACCTCACCTGACCAGGTTGGCGGGGAGAAGACGGTTCATCTGAGGACCCTGTGTGAACGGTCCCTGCGCAAGGCTGCCGATGGCTCGGGTAATGCCCGCCGCTTTAAGGATGCCCGCAGTCTGTGGAATAACATACAGTCCCACGCCAGCAGGGGATTGGTTCGACCTCAGGATAACCCTATTGTAGAAGTCAGGCGTTCTCACAATTGGAAGCGAAATCAGCCCTTTAAAGATGTTCCTGCAGATCCTCAGGCCTGGCTGGTAATCTCTGTCTACTCCCGGTCTAACCCCCGGAAGGACTCTTTCTATGCTTTTCGAGGGCTTCCTGCCACTTTGGAGGCTCTCAGCCAGAGCCAGGATCAGACTCAAAGCAAGAATGCCGCAGCTTTCCTGAGGGCAATGGAAGACAATGCTGATTATCCTACCTATGGGCAGGTTGCAGCTTTGCTGGAGGATTCCAATATGATTGTTTTTCATAATGATGCATCTTTCAGCAACTGGCTCCGTCAGCAAACCCGGGGGTCAGAGGAAATTTTTCGGGAAACTCCTGTAGAGGTAACTGTGGAACCTGATCCATCCCTGCCGGAAGAGGATCCTTCCTATCTTCCCCCGCAGTCACGTCTGACAGTCGGCCGTTTAGCAAAAATTTTGGCCCAGGAAAACTAGTTTTTTTGATTTTTCCTTCTATATCCCTTTCTTTTCCTACCGTTTCAAGCGACACGCCGACAAGTTAAACGTTTGACGTAGGATAATAAATCCTGGTATGAGGACCACGGTGGTCCACCACATACCTCCAAGACCCCTGTGGTTCTTAGGAAAGGATAGAAAATGGTTCACACAAAGACTGTGAAAATCAGTAAAGCTCTTGCTGCTATCTGTGCCTTAGCAATGGGTGCAGCAGGGTTAAGCGCCTGCGGAGGATCATCTGCAGCAACAACAGATGCCAACGGGAAGCCTATTGTTAATATTTCCGTCAGGCGTAACACTACAACTGTAAAGCTGGCCAATACGGCTTGGGCCAAGCAGTTGGAAAAGAAGTGCAACTGCACTATTAAATGGACTGAAATCACTGATAATGCCTGGGGACAGCAGAAGGCAGCCAAGATGGCAGCCGGCGATTTCCCCGACATTGGCATGTCCATGTACGACAAAACCGATATAAGCAAGTATTCTTCTCAGTTTGAGAACCTGCAGCCGTATCTGAATAAGATGCCGAATGTAAAGAAATTCTTCAAGGCTAAGCCCATTGCTGAAAAGATGGTGAAGGAAGGCAATAACATTCAGATTCTTCCATCGGATCGTGGCAAAGGCTACAGGGTAGCAGGAACTCACATGTTTATCAACAAAACCTGGCTTGATAAGCTTGGTCTGAAGGTTCCTACCACCTGGGATGAGCTGGAGAATGTGCTCAAGGCCTTCAAGGAGAAAAATCCTAACGGCAATGGCAAGGCTGACGAAGTTCCTATGAACATTCGCGGTCTGGGCTTTGGCCTGTGGTCTCCTCTGTCTCTGATGAATTCTACTGGCGTCACCACTGTTTTCATGGGCGCTTCAGCTTCATCACAGGGCTATTATGCCAAGAACGGCAAAGTTGCCAGCTACTACACCAGCGATAATCTCAAGCGTGTGCTGAAGTATTTGAACAAACTCATGAGCGAAGGTCTGATTCCTAAGGATGCTCTTACCAGGGACAGCTCTAAGTACGATGCTCAGACTGTCAGCGATGGCAAGACAGCAATCACTGGTTTTGCATTTGGCTGGTCTGCTAATTCTGAGTTTGGCAAGTTAGGCAGTCAGTATATTTCCCTGCCTTCTTTGAAGGAAAAGG
This window contains:
- a CDS encoding DUF3180 domain-containing protein, with amino-acid sequence MKARFTPWWYFAIACLLGLLLGGFLEFLSDQSSLYLLGVPWFISALLLALGLIVLWFAWQVRRYTHGDREEINPQQAINTLIMSKALSLSCSALGGWYGGQLIMSLSHLNISYYKTAVIQCSIATAVCLLDVVIGIIAERWCRRPPSPGPEHPQVKKDEARRRQASQAQSPKKSR
- a CDS encoding extracellular solute-binding protein; the encoded protein is MVHTKTVKISKALAAICALAMGAAGLSACGGSSAATTDANGKPIVNISVRRNTTTVKLANTAWAKQLEKKCNCTIKWTEITDNAWGQQKAAKMAAGDFPDIGMSMYDKTDISKYSSQFENLQPYLNKMPNVKKFFKAKPIAEKMVKEGNNIQILPSDRGKGYRVAGTHMFINKTWLDKLGLKVPTTWDELENVLKAFKEKNPNGNGKADEVPMNIRGLGFGLWSPLSLMNSTGVTTVFMGASASSQGYYAKNGKVASYYTSDNLKRVLKYLNKLMSEGLIPKDALTRDSSKYDAQTVSDGKTAITGFAFGWSANSEFGKLGSQYISLPSLKEKASTPDKDVKWDYTQNWAEFAYSLTVSKKAANKDAIWKVINAMYDPEVSVQQYFGDIPQYVKKSGNTYTVSDKVYEKYVDTREISAQDRFAGWIPDDVTIKGLHPSWSGQCLQCDCCPVLL
- the folB gene encoding dihydroneopterin aldolase, with translation MDIITLTGVEARGTHGVLDQEKESAQTFLVDAVMEVDLNQACRSDNLVDTVSYAQIASRIVSVVEGEHVDLIERLAQKIADSILLSYRIRRVTVTVHKPQAPLGLPFADVSVTIVRDSPLSDDGSQKDLSVSKASQAAAKISDTTQAPAVHHAVISLGANMGNTADTLRSAVVSLDAIPGNQVTGISPLYRSKAWGMPEGTPDFSNALVQLDTSLEAEELLSSLHMIEAAHGRSHKVHWDSRPLDLDIIDFDGRLDPDPHLTLPHPRAWQRAFVLAPWLDLDPHAVLPGNHGGAVADLLKKAPDKDVVEKTSDKWILGGLV